In Sphingobacterium sp. lm-10, one DNA window encodes the following:
- a CDS encoding ComEC/Rec2 family competence protein: MVIRPVISLEVGFMPFLKVLLGYLTGIILAKVFSWNYALVIFMTGVSFSFLLLLLVALVHQLPSKAIILFLYGSWISIGLLQYGQSLPEAKREYLADRDFSQLIGDVVEEPLHKERSTRLRIKLQAGIDSLHTTHEVSGYLLLTVYTDSSISHLVQYGDRVQFPANVQRVSPPYNPNEFDYRQYLANRGIYHQQRLPAAQLIVLETQTNWYTYILNLKERVVTQFRSNISDQTAFSVASALVFGYRAEMDPEVNTAFTNTGTIHILSVSGMHVSMVFLLLTFLLRPLDRWTYGKSFRFVIVLFFIWMYVMLTGMAPPILRAGIMISFFVFSQWIGRRQQGLNALFASGFCILCYDPSMLFDVGFQLSYLAMLGIFLIFPLLRSLYLPRNRWLRIMTEYSYISIAAQLVTTPLTLYYFGQFPNYFLLANLLITIPATVVMYLGVALMVLPIPQIAPLIGVLENMAVNSMVSMLKRIANLPGATSQGITFILPQVIILFFALGSFFVALNYRLKYALYSLFAALFFLVSTSLLRWNTRVHYRGLHIYQLRQHIAIAWYEKGHVFLFSTLDSLTHPSIQYAVMPDIKSYRALHQMKLVKIPQQQNYLLTIGNKVLYVWNEGDYEPPEDVGLVLVRNNRRLPQPHQWKNTMHVLDGSSSAYYVERNSAELDAQQVAHYTLKDNFAYVWKTE, from the coding sequence ATGGTAATTCGGCCAGTTATATCATTGGAAGTCGGTTTTATGCCGTTTTTGAAGGTGCTGTTGGGATACTTGACGGGAATTATTCTTGCAAAGGTATTTTCGTGGAATTACGCATTAGTTATTTTCATGACTGGGGTTTCTTTTAGCTTCCTGTTGCTACTACTGGTCGCACTAGTTCATCAGCTTCCTTCCAAAGCAATAATTCTTTTTTTATACGGGAGTTGGATTTCTATAGGCCTTTTGCAATATGGCCAATCGCTGCCAGAAGCGAAGAGAGAATACTTAGCAGATCGAGATTTTAGTCAATTAATCGGAGATGTGGTAGAAGAACCTTTGCATAAAGAGCGTTCTACTCGGCTGCGTATAAAATTGCAGGCTGGAATTGATTCTTTGCACACGACGCATGAGGTATCGGGGTATTTGTTACTTACGGTGTATACCGATAGCAGTATTTCCCACTTGGTACAATATGGAGATCGGGTGCAGTTTCCAGCAAATGTACAGCGCGTGTCGCCACCGTATAACCCGAACGAATTTGATTACCGGCAATATCTGGCAAACCGGGGTATTTACCATCAACAACGACTGCCAGCCGCGCAGCTTATCGTGCTTGAAACACAAACAAATTGGTATACTTATATATTGAATTTAAAAGAACGCGTTGTAACGCAGTTTCGATCGAATATCTCCGATCAAACTGCTTTTTCCGTGGCGTCAGCACTAGTTTTTGGCTATCGTGCGGAGATGGATCCAGAGGTAAACACCGCATTTACCAACACAGGAACCATACATATCCTCAGTGTTTCGGGAATGCATGTCAGTATGGTCTTTCTATTGCTCACCTTTCTTTTGAGGCCGCTGGATCGGTGGACTTATGGCAAATCATTCCGCTTCGTGATAGTATTGTTTTTTATTTGGATGTATGTCATGCTGACCGGAATGGCCCCACCTATACTTCGAGCTGGAATCATGATTAGCTTTTTTGTATTCAGTCAATGGATTGGCCGACGACAACAAGGGTTAAATGCGCTTTTTGCATCGGGATTCTGCATTCTATGCTACGATCCAAGTATGCTATTCGATGTGGGGTTCCAGCTGTCGTATCTAGCTATGTTGGGTATATTTCTAATTTTTCCTCTGCTGCGGTCGTTGTATCTTCCCCGAAATCGCTGGCTAAGAATCATGACAGAGTATAGCTATATCTCCATTGCAGCTCAGTTGGTTACGACACCACTCACCTTGTATTACTTTGGTCAGTTTCCTAACTACTTCCTGTTGGCCAATCTACTCATTACGATTCCGGCTACGGTAGTGATGTATCTTGGTGTAGCACTCATGGTACTGCCGATTCCTCAGATTGCTCCACTAATCGGGGTGTTGGAAAATATGGCGGTCAATAGTATGGTATCCATGTTAAAACGGATTGCTAACCTACCTGGGGCGACCTCGCAAGGCATTACATTTATTCTGCCTCAAGTGATTATCCTGTTTTTTGCGCTGGGATCATTTTTTGTCGCCTTGAATTATCGGTTGAAATATGCGTTATACAGCCTGTTTGCGGCATTGTTTTTTCTTGTTAGCACAAGTCTTTTGCGATGGAATACACGCGTACACTATCGTGGATTGCATATCTACCAGCTAAGGCAACATATTGCGATAGCCTGGTACGAGAAAGGTCATGTTTTCCTTTTTAGTACATTAGATTCACTAACGCATCCTAGCATTCAGTATGCCGTGATGCCAGATATAAAATCCTATCGCGCACTACATCAAATGAAACTGGTAAAGATTCCCCAGCAGCAGAACTACCTATTGACAATAGGCAACAAGGTGTTGTATGTATGGAATGAAGGAGATTATGAGCCGCCCGAAGACGTTGGGCTAGTACTCGTGCGAAACAATCGGAGATTACCGCAACCGCATCAATGGAAAAATACCATGCATGTGCTTGACGGTAGCAGTAGTGCGTATTATGTAGAGAGGAATTCCGCTGAACTAGATGCTCAACAGGTCGCCCACTATACCTTAAAGGATAATTTTGCTTATGTTTGGAAGACAGAATAA
- a CDS encoding helix-hairpin-helix domain-containing protein produces the protein MYSRRITLWALFIILLPITTQAQVLEEAFMEEQLLELLVEDLAPDLDVSEILERLRQYLIHPLDLNRATEQDFAALVFLSPLQINNLLNHRKQSGHYLSVLELQAVEGFDIQAVRLLQRFVRVGVQSDGKRLSVRDVVQKSRYEVMVRYGRILESQQGYQITDESRSRYLGSPDRVATRIRINYDNRLEIAVNMNKQAGEPFFRYAQRYGFDFYSGSILLKDVGIFKRIIVGDYALQLGQGLILWNGLQFGKGAWIGSVARQGVGLLQYKSLNESNFMRGTSAVIAHRNWYVIPFVAWNKLSGNVMEVDDQREIRTINYSGNHRTPTEQNYRRAINQYVYGVSTYYQRDRFKLGATWLSTTFDGYIRPNNELRNLFSFEGRQLNNMGIFYNYTYRNTYLYGEVAQSVGSGYATNNGLMASLHPKLTVLINHRYYAADYYHFFAQSIGEQSGLGNERGLYTGLMYHPSRKIEWVNYLDAFSFPWLRFRADAPSSGMDFLSQFSYIWYRKGRLIFRFRHRLRPENFTDPARSENLQADMIRNQGRVDFQYKLNENWSIRSRAELSYYFKELTSREFGVLLFQDVLWSSRSSKISGNTRIAYFSTESYDSRIYAYEQDVLYAASFPLYYGIGWRSYANVRWQLSRKVDLWARYAITKLPGVESIGSQLDRIDGDKRSEMRLQIRFRW, from the coding sequence ATGTATTCTAGGCGAATCACACTCTGGGCGCTATTTATAATATTGCTGCCAATCACTACGCAGGCACAGGTATTGGAAGAAGCTTTTATGGAAGAGCAGTTGCTGGAATTGTTGGTCGAGGACCTCGCACCCGACTTAGACGTAAGCGAAATCTTGGAAAGGCTTCGGCAATACCTGATCCATCCGCTTGATCTCAATCGGGCAACGGAGCAAGACTTTGCTGCCTTGGTTTTTCTGAGTCCACTGCAAATCAATAACCTGTTGAACCATCGTAAACAAAGCGGTCACTATCTTTCGGTATTGGAACTGCAGGCGGTAGAAGGATTTGATATACAGGCGGTGCGTTTGTTGCAACGATTTGTCCGTGTGGGTGTGCAAAGCGATGGAAAGAGACTCTCTGTCCGTGATGTCGTACAGAAAAGTCGTTATGAAGTCATGGTGCGGTATGGTCGTATTTTGGAATCGCAACAGGGCTATCAGATTACCGATGAAAGTCGTTCAAGGTACTTAGGATCGCCTGATCGGGTGGCCACGCGCATCCGCATAAATTACGATAATCGCCTGGAGATAGCCGTAAATATGAATAAGCAAGCTGGTGAACCATTCTTCCGGTATGCGCAGCGCTATGGCTTTGATTTCTACTCAGGTAGTATCCTCCTCAAAGATGTGGGAATTTTCAAACGCATCATTGTTGGTGATTATGCACTACAACTGGGGCAAGGTTTGATCTTGTGGAATGGACTTCAATTTGGTAAGGGTGCTTGGATCGGTAGTGTGGCCCGGCAGGGAGTTGGTTTATTACAGTACAAATCACTCAATGAGAGCAATTTTATGCGAGGAACATCCGCCGTGATCGCACATAGGAATTGGTATGTCATTCCTTTTGTAGCTTGGAATAAACTTTCTGGTAATGTCATGGAGGTAGATGATCAAAGAGAGATTCGTACTATTAACTATTCTGGAAACCACCGCACTCCCACAGAGCAAAATTACCGACGAGCGATTAATCAGTATGTGTATGGAGTAAGTACCTATTATCAACGAGATCGTTTTAAATTGGGGGCTACTTGGCTATCGACCACATTCGATGGCTACATTCGTCCTAATAATGAATTGAGAAATCTTTTTTCTTTCGAAGGAAGACAGCTCAATAATATGGGAATTTTCTATAATTATACCTATCGCAACACCTACTTATACGGGGAGGTTGCGCAAAGCGTGGGCAGCGGATATGCTACCAATAATGGGTTAATGGCTAGTCTGCATCCCAAACTCACGGTGCTCATCAACCACCGTTATTATGCGGCAGATTATTATCACTTCTTTGCACAATCTATCGGAGAACAATCTGGTTTGGGTAACGAACGGGGACTGTACACTGGTTTGATGTACCATCCATCACGTAAGATAGAATGGGTAAACTATCTAGATGCTTTTAGCTTCCCTTGGTTACGATTTCGAGCGGATGCACCATCTTCAGGAATGGATTTTCTGTCTCAGTTTTCTTATATCTGGTACAGAAAAGGTCGTTTGATTTTTCGCTTCAGGCACCGCCTTCGGCCAGAAAATTTCACGGATCCAGCTCGGTCAGAAAATCTGCAGGCCGATATGATACGCAATCAAGGACGTGTAGATTTTCAGTACAAGCTCAATGAGAACTGGTCAATAAGATCCCGAGCCGAGCTTTCCTATTATTTTAAAGAACTTACCTCCCGGGAATTTGGCGTGTTGCTTTTTCAGGATGTATTGTGGAGCAGTCGAAGTAGTAAAATTTCCGGTAACACACGCATTGCTTATTTTTCTACAGAATCTTACGACTCGCGTATCTACGCCTATGAACAAGATGTGCTCTATGCTGCTTCCTTTCCATTGTATTATGGAATAGGTTGGCGCAGCTATGCCAATGTACGTTGGCAGCTTTCTCGAAAGGTAGATCTTTGGGCACGATATGCAATCACCAAGCTGCCTGGCGTGGAAAGTATCGGTTCGCAATTGGATAGGATTGACGGTGATAAGCGTAGTGAAATGCGTTTACAAATACGCTTCAGATGGTAA
- a CDS encoding D-glycerate dehydrogenase → MKKVFITKDIPARGIEVLEEAGLKVIVHPEDTTLSEAELIDACQDVDLLLNVGQLPMQKSFLEACSHLKGIALASVGYDHIDLETATALGIPVSNTPDVLSGATADVAFLLMLAVSRKAFYRSREVVNDQWKGFGFTQELGVELNGKTLGILGLGRIGVELAKKAKGAYNMDIIYHNRNRNTEAEEVLDAKYVDFDELLAQSDVLSVHTNLSDETRHKFNKDVFEKMKSSAIFINTARGAIHHEGDLTDALRSGQIWGAGLDVTDPEPMSADSPLLQMSNVCVLPHIGSATIETRTAMAEMAATNLLAALHGEPMPQIVNSDIYK, encoded by the coding sequence ATGAAGAAAGTATTTATTACCAAGGATATTCCGGCAAGAGGTATTGAAGTATTAGAAGAGGCTGGTTTGAAAGTTATCGTACACCCGGAAGATACGACACTTTCCGAGGCCGAATTGATAGACGCTTGTCAAGATGTGGATCTGCTCCTGAACGTTGGACAACTGCCTATGCAGAAATCATTTCTGGAAGCTTGTTCACATTTGAAAGGAATTGCATTAGCCAGCGTAGGATACGACCACATCGACTTAGAAACAGCTACTGCCTTAGGCATTCCGGTATCCAATACGCCAGATGTGTTGAGCGGTGCTACAGCCGATGTGGCTTTTCTATTGATGTTGGCGGTATCGCGAAAAGCATTCTACCGATCACGAGAAGTGGTGAATGACCAATGGAAAGGGTTTGGATTCACACAAGAATTGGGTGTAGAATTAAACGGGAAAACGCTGGGAATCTTGGGACTTGGACGTATTGGTGTCGAACTGGCCAAAAAAGCGAAAGGCGCTTATAATATGGATATCATCTACCACAACAGAAATCGTAATACAGAAGCCGAAGAGGTATTGGATGCCAAATACGTTGATTTCGACGAGTTGTTGGCACAAAGCGATGTGCTTTCAGTACACACTAATCTTTCGGATGAAACAAGGCACAAATTTAATAAGGACGTATTTGAAAAAATGAAATCATCGGCCATTTTTATCAATACTGCTCGCGGGGCGATCCATCATGAAGGAGATCTTACAGATGCCTTACGTAGTGGCCAGATTTGGGGCGCAGGCCTTGATGTTACTGATCCAGAGCCCATGTCGGCAGATAGTCCGCTATTACAGATGTCAAATGTTTGCGTTTTACCTCACATCGGGTCTGCTACCATCGAAACACGGACAGCGATGGCCGAGATGGCGGCAACAAACTTGTTAGCAGCATTGCACGGTGAGCCTATGCCGCAGATTGTAAATTCAGATATTTACAAATAA
- a CDS encoding DUF819 family protein — MQYPILHAAPIITDQVVILGILMTILGFVFYTAALQNKYVLGFFKVIPPLLLCYFLPGIFNSAGVFDGANSPLAQVGSRYLLPSCLILFLLNLDLKELWSLRKRAGIMFITGTIGIVLGGPIAVWITAMISPETVGGAGPDAVWRGLGTLAGSWIGGSANQLAVREIVQPSTKLFSAIIAVDVFVAYLWMALLLYGASRFEQVDRWFRADSADVALLTTKMQQKELKNKRSPEVKDFILMLSFALGGTGLATFLAEPIAEYIQIHHPSLANLSLTNTYFWIILFATLIGIGLSFTAARRLEFAGASKLATVLLYMLIVTIGMQMDILAISDNPGLFLVGFLWLFFHALLLFFVGRYFKIPFFYFALGSMANVGGVASASVTASAFHPSLISAAVLLCVFSYAIGTYAGWLTALLMQLASP, encoded by the coding sequence ATGCAATACCCGATTCTACACGCGGCACCAATCATTACTGATCAAGTGGTCATTCTGGGAATATTAATGACGATTCTGGGATTCGTTTTTTATACGGCTGCACTACAGAACAAATACGTTCTGGGATTTTTCAAGGTGATTCCACCACTGCTATTATGTTATTTTTTGCCTGGTATATTTAATTCTGCGGGCGTGTTTGACGGAGCCAACTCGCCACTAGCTCAGGTGGGTAGTAGATATTTGTTGCCATCATGTCTCATTCTTTTTTTACTAAATCTCGACCTTAAGGAGCTTTGGTCTTTACGAAAAAGGGCCGGCATCATGTTTATTACCGGAACTATAGGTATTGTATTAGGCGGGCCGATCGCCGTCTGGATTACCGCAATGATCTCTCCAGAAACCGTAGGTGGAGCTGGGCCGGATGCTGTTTGGCGTGGATTGGGTACATTAGCCGGCTCGTGGATTGGTGGCAGTGCCAATCAGCTAGCTGTTCGGGAAATTGTACAGCCTTCTACGAAACTTTTTTCTGCTATCATTGCAGTAGATGTGTTTGTTGCCTATCTATGGATGGCGCTGCTGCTGTATGGTGCTTCACGATTTGAGCAGGTAGATCGTTGGTTCCGTGCCGATAGTGCCGATGTAGCATTACTTACTACAAAAATGCAGCAAAAGGAGCTGAAAAATAAGCGCAGCCCAGAGGTAAAGGATTTTATTCTTATGCTAAGTTTTGCACTTGGCGGCACGGGTTTGGCCACCTTTTTGGCCGAGCCGATTGCCGAGTATATTCAAATTCACCATCCATCATTAGCCAATTTATCTTTAACTAACACCTACTTTTGGATTATATTATTTGCTACCCTTATCGGCATCGGACTTTCCTTCACCGCGGCTCGGCGTTTGGAATTCGCGGGAGCGTCTAAGCTAGCCACCGTTTTGTTGTACATGCTTATCGTTACGATCGGCATGCAAATGGATATTCTGGCAATCAGTGACAATCCTGGATTATTCCTTGTGGGCTTTCTTTGGCTATTTTTTCATGCGCTGCTGCTGTTTTTCGTTGGCCGGTATTTTAAAATACCGTTCTTCTATTTTGCGTTAGGCAGTATGGCGAATGTCGGTGGCGTAGCTTCTGCCTCCGTTACGGCTTCGGCTTTCCACCCTTCCTTGATCTCTGCGGCGGTTCTTCTATGCGTTTTCAGCTACGCCATAGGCACGTATGCCGGATGGCTTACGGCCTTATTGATGCAGCTGGCGTCACCATAA
- the thrC gene encoding threonine synthase yields the protein MKFYSTNNKALRTDFKNAVFNSLPADKGLYMPEEIPKLDPLFIKNITHYSLQEIALEIAKIYVGDDIPAAALKNIVEDAINFEAPIRFLDSETGVLELFHGPSFAFKDFGARFMSRIMGYFSREDDQLLDVLVATSGDTGGAVALGFLGVPGTRVTILYPKGKVSKVQEQQLTTNGQNIRAIEVEGTFDDCQALVKQAFNDPEVNKQMRLTSANSINISRLIPQTFYYFWAYAQLRAQGISDVVFTVPSGNYGNIGAGLLAYKMGLPVTNFVAATNANDTVPRFLTSGTYEPKPSVQTLANAMDVGDPSNWVRIQDLFNYDLSALQHLICTYTYDDEATLAGVQEMYDQYGYVACPHTAIAYLASKAYRAAHPGTYASILLSTAHPCKFPDAIPPALFKQVKVPAGADYLARGEKQAVPMQANYDAFKTYLIAHK from the coding sequence ATGAAATTTTATAGTACAAATAATAAAGCGCTGCGTACCGACTTTAAAAATGCCGTATTCAATTCCCTACCGGCAGATAAAGGATTGTATATGCCGGAGGAGATTCCGAAACTAGATCCGCTATTCATTAAAAATATCACGCACTATTCACTGCAAGAAATTGCATTAGAAATTGCCAAAATCTATGTTGGTGACGATATTCCTGCAGCGGCGTTGAAAAACATCGTCGAAGATGCGATCAACTTTGAAGCTCCGATTCGATTTTTAGATAGCGAAACAGGCGTGCTAGAACTGTTTCACGGACCATCCTTCGCATTTAAAGATTTTGGAGCACGCTTCATGAGTAGGATCATGGGATACTTCTCCCGAGAGGATGATCAGCTTTTGGACGTATTAGTAGCCACATCGGGCGATACAGGCGGTGCCGTCGCATTGGGTTTTCTCGGCGTCCCCGGCACTCGCGTAACGATTTTATATCCAAAGGGTAAAGTCTCTAAAGTACAAGAACAGCAATTGACCACCAATGGACAAAATATTCGAGCCATAGAAGTAGAAGGAACTTTTGACGATTGCCAAGCATTGGTAAAGCAAGCGTTCAATGATCCAGAAGTCAATAAACAAATGCGGCTTACTTCGGCAAATTCCATTAATATCTCTCGGCTTATTCCACAAACATTTTATTATTTCTGGGCCTATGCGCAATTGCGTGCGCAGGGCATATCGGATGTGGTATTCACGGTGCCAAGTGGTAACTATGGAAATATCGGAGCAGGATTGCTAGCCTATAAAATGGGTTTGCCCGTTACAAATTTTGTTGCGGCCACCAATGCCAACGATACCGTGCCGCGATTCCTCACTTCGGGAACATACGAGCCTAAGCCGTCTGTGCAGACATTGGCAAATGCCATGGATGTAGGAGATCCAAGCAATTGGGTACGGATTCAGGATCTTTTCAATTATGATCTTTCCGCTTTGCAACATCTTATTTGCACCTACACCTATGATGATGAAGCTACATTGGCAGGAGTACAGGAAATGTATGACCAATATGGTTACGTAGCATGTCCGCATACGGCGATCGCGTATTTGGCATCCAAAGCGTATCGGGCAGCACATCCAGGCACATATGCATCCATTCTGTTGTCTACCGCACATCCTTGCAAATTTCCAGATGCCATACCACCAGCATTATTTAAGCAGGTAAAGGTACCGGCAGGAGCAGATTATTTAGCACGTGGGGAAAAGCAGGCAGTGCCTATGCAAGCAAATTACGACGCATTCAAAACGTATTTGATTGCGCATAAATAA
- a CDS encoding homoserine kinase, with product MNDDRSAEPMIDQRINRDNILEQVRVFAPATVANMICGFDVLGFAVDAPGDEVTMTKVDRPGVRINSIEGDDGRLPLDPDQNTVSACAMKVLEDLGLADEFGIEIELVKHMPIGSGLGSSSASTVAGVYAINALLGNPLSKEELLPYCIEGEKIACGHGHADNVAPALMGGITLIRSYDPLDIIALPVPEGMYAGIVFPHVDVPTRDARQLIKERIALKDAVVQWGNVAGLIAGLYRNDFSLIGRSMQDVIIEPVRAILIPQFAEMKEIAMANGALSFGISGSGPSVVAITQSEEVAQTITNEIKKHLDKQEIESNTYVSSVNVEGPRILN from the coding sequence ATGAACGATGATAGAAGTGCTGAGCCAATGATCGATCAGCGGATAAATAGGGATAATATATTAGAGCAAGTACGCGTATTCGCGCCGGCGACTGTCGCCAATATGATCTGTGGATTTGATGTATTGGGCTTTGCCGTGGACGCACCAGGAGATGAGGTAACGATGACTAAGGTAGATCGTCCGGGCGTGCGTATTAACTCTATTGAAGGCGACGATGGCCGCCTTCCGCTAGATCCAGACCAGAATACGGTGAGTGCCTGCGCGATGAAAGTATTGGAAGATCTGGGACTTGCCGATGAGTTTGGGATTGAAATAGAATTGGTAAAGCACATGCCAATAGGGAGTGGATTGGGATCTAGTTCGGCGAGTACCGTTGCCGGAGTTTATGCGATCAATGCCTTGCTAGGAAATCCATTGAGTAAAGAAGAATTGTTGCCATATTGCATTGAAGGTGAAAAGATTGCATGTGGACACGGCCATGCAGACAATGTAGCGCCAGCACTGATGGGGGGGATTACCCTAATCCGATCCTACGATCCGTTGGATATTATCGCTTTGCCCGTGCCGGAAGGAATGTATGCTGGAATAGTATTCCCGCATGTAGATGTACCAACTAGAGATGCTCGCCAATTAATTAAGGAGCGCATAGCACTCAAAGACGCGGTGGTGCAATGGGGCAATGTAGCAGGTTTAATTGCAGGGCTTTATCGGAACGATTTTTCGCTTATAGGTCGCAGTATGCAAGATGTAATTATTGAGCCCGTGCGGGCTATCTTGATTCCGCAGTTTGCAGAGATGAAAGAAATTGCCATGGCAAATGGTGCTTTGAGTTTTGGTATTTCTGGATCCGGACCTTCTGTAGTTGCCATTACGCAGAGCGAAGAAGTAGCACAGACAATTACCAATGAAATTAAGAAACATCTTGATAAGCAAGAGATAGAATCTAATACCTATGTTTCATCCGTGAATGTAGAAGGCCCAAGAATATTAAATTAA